A genomic region of Exiguobacterium oxidotolerans JCM 12280 contains the following coding sequences:
- a CDS encoding DUF1128 family protein — protein MTIEQMIEAILDKLNIINKGVIKAEQFDGTKNDDLKEIYEFVMMRESLSLAEVDAIVDELKSLKTV, from the coding sequence ATGACAATTGAACAAATGATTGAAGCAATCTTGGATAAATTAAATATTATTAATAAAGGCGTCATCAAAGCTGAGCAGTTCGATGGCACAAAAAATGACGACTTAAAAGAAATTTATGAGTTCGTCATGATGCGTGAATCGTTATCACTCGCTGAGGTCGATGCAATCGTCGATGAACTAAAATCACTGAAGACGGTGTAA
- the rnc gene encoding ribonuclease III: MTNQKGRRVRKGPYVKRRKDARTFAQIEQKFEELQTRLSIHFSNVELLKQAFTHSSFVNEQRESDGDNERLEFLGDAVLELTVSRYLFEHYPERSEGELTKLRAAIVCEPSLVQFANHYEFSDMILLGKGEELTGGRNRPALLADVFEAFIGALYLDQGIEAAERFLAEAVFPKVASGFFEEQTDFKSQLQEAIQRVGLGQIEYEIIEERGPAHSREFISRVQVPDKLEGIGTGRSKKEAEQQAAKQALLVLKKQF; the protein is encoded by the coding sequence ATGACGAATCAAAAAGGACGTCGTGTCCGAAAAGGACCTTACGTAAAACGTCGAAAAGATGCGCGGACGTTTGCTCAAATCGAGCAAAAATTCGAAGAGTTACAAACGCGCCTTTCGATTCATTTTTCAAATGTCGAATTGTTGAAGCAAGCGTTTACTCATTCTTCGTTTGTCAATGAACAACGTGAATCGGATGGGGATAACGAACGACTTGAATTTTTAGGGGATGCAGTCTTAGAATTGACGGTCTCAAGATATTTATTTGAACACTACCCGGAACGTTCCGAGGGGGAATTAACAAAACTGCGAGCAGCTATCGTGTGTGAACCATCGCTCGTCCAGTTTGCCAATCATTATGAATTCTCTGACATGATTTTGCTAGGTAAAGGGGAAGAACTGACAGGCGGACGAAATCGGCCAGCATTACTTGCTGACGTATTTGAAGCGTTTATCGGTGCACTTTATCTCGATCAAGGCATTGAAGCAGCAGAGCGATTCCTCGCCGAAGCGGTTTTTCCGAAAGTGGCATCTGGTTTCTTCGAAGAGCAGACAGACTTCAAGAGCCAATTACAAGAAGCGATCCAACGGGTCGGCCTCGGACAAATTGAATACGAGATCATCGAAGAACGTGGTCCTGCACATAGCCGGGAATTCATTTCGCGTGTTCAAGTCCCGGATAAGCTTGAAGGAATCGGGACCGGTCGTTCGAAAAAAGAAGCAGAACAGCAAGCAGCGAAACAAGCCTTGCTTGTGCTGAAAAAACAATTTTAA
- the acpP gene encoding acyl carrier protein — MTKEQILVDVQEAIAEKLGKEQSEITLDKSFKDDLGADSLEVMELVMDLEDKFEITIEDDQAENLKTVGDVVSYIETQV, encoded by the coding sequence ATGACAAAAGAACAAATTTTAGTAGACGTACAAGAGGCAATCGCAGAAAAATTAGGTAAAGAGCAAAGTGAAATCACACTCGATAAATCGTTCAAAGACGATCTCGGTGCAGATTCACTTGAAGTAATGGAACTCGTTATGGATCTCGAAGATAAATTCGAAATCACAATCGAAGACGATCAAGCAGAAAACTTGAAGACTGTCGGCGATGTCGTCAGCTACATCGAAACACAAGTCTAA